The Bradyrhizobium sp. WSM471 genome includes the window CAGCTTGTGGGTCTCGAACTCGATTTCACGCTCAGCAAATGCTGACAATCCCATCGTTACTGCTCCGATGCCTGTCTTTGATCGGAACGGCAATATGTCCACCCACAGTGAAGAAGGATACTCTGGATACGGCGCAAACGATTGGCTGGACATGTCCAACCATAGATCGGCGGAACGTGCGACCTTGCCATTCCATACAACAGCGCAACATTCCGGCACGGTCGCGATCAATGCGCCGATAACAGCCGTCGTTAGACGAGCGGCGGGCAACGGACGCTGATTTTGGCCAAGCACAGAGACGATCAGGTGCCCTCGATGCCGCGCCGCAACCGACTTACTCTCTGGCCATATCCTGGCGGCGCGCGACCACAAACCGGGATCGTCAGGAATGCGCGCGGGCATCGACATGACGGCAACAAGCTCGTTGCCACAGCGAATGAGCGGCGAGTTTGCCTGAGTCTGTTGCGCGTCTCCGTTCTCCGCAACCTCAGTTGCCAGCTCAGGATGTCGAGCGCGGAGGGCCTTCGCAAGTGCCGACATGTCCGGCGTTGCCGGCGTGTCCAACAGGACCAAAGCGAGCAGTGAATTGCTCATCGGCTACCCCACAGAAATTTTGGGAGCGAGACCAGATGCACTTGCTCTTCGCCCAAAGGTTGAATTTTTAATTTTTAGAACAAAACACGAACAGTGTCAACTCATCCTCTCGCCCGCGTCGGTTGGCGGGCCACGCGCACGTTGTTCTTAGAGCGATCCCCCGCGCGTGATCGTCATCGGCTTTGCTGCGCTGAGCTCGGCAGCGCTCGAGCCGGTGCAGAGATCTCACACCCCGTGCTGATCATCCGGCGCGTCCCTGCCCGCGCGAGCTGAGCTGGCTTCTGTCCAAAAGTGAACATTGCAATCGCAAGCACTCAAGCTGAGCAAGTCCCTCAACTGGCTCAACCCGCTCCCGCAATTTAATCCGCCGACATATCATAGGATATGTCTCTCCCTCAGACGGGGGAGTTAAGCTTTATCCATCACCGCAAGGCAATTGGCATCTGCCGGTGATGAGAACGCCCAACAGCGCTCCCGCCCACGAACGAGGGAGATGTGCATGCCGACACGACGACGTTTCAAGCAGACCAGGACACTCACCCAGCGGCTCGCCGAGGAGGCCGCGCGGCTTCGCGAGGAAGCGCGCACGCTCGCGCCCGGGCATCGCCGCGAAATGCTGCTGCGCCGCGCGCGGCAGGACGAGACCGCCATGCACATCGACGCCTGGCTGCAATCGCCAGGGCTGAGGGCACCGTCATGACCCTGCAATATCGCGCCTACCTGGTCGGCGACAACGGCGTGTTCCGCTCCGCCGAAGCTTTCGAGGCCGCGTCGGATGCGATCGCCCTCATCTTCGCGCAGCAGTTCACGCGGCACGGCAAGGTCGAGGTCTGGCAGCTCGGCCGCAAGATCGCCGTGCTCGAGCCCGAGTCATCCCCGACGGAATTTCTCACGCGTCAATGATCGCGTGATGCGGAGGGTGTCCGGAAGGTCTCGAATGCGAACGAGAACTTGACCTGCATCACCGGACCTTTGGCATCACGAACGTCGATCGCCATGGTCTGCCTGCCGCCCGCGGCAGGCGCGGAGAGGATGGCATCGCGCGCCATGTCCGCGACCGACTTGGCGGCCTCCGCCTGAACGGCGCGCCAGCTGGCCAGCTCCAGCCCTTCCTCGTCGAGCGCTACACCGGTGTCGTCGCGCAGGTCGAAATAATATCGGGGCATTGCGGCATCCTTTGCCCGTAATAGGTCCGAAGCGGCCAAAGGGTTTCCAAGGCAGCGAAAAAATCTGGTGGAATCAACGGGTTCCGGGAACTCCGACGTCCGCTGGCGCGACGCGGAAGCAGCAGTTGTCGCGTGCGTGGCGGTCTCTTTCAGGGAGCGAAAGCGACAGGGCGACACGACATTCGGCGCCCTTCATTCCTCCGCAAGCTTCCCGACGATATAGGCATCCACCGTTTCGGCGAACGAGCGCTGCACGCCGACCGCAGTCCCATGCTGGTCGAGCGCGTCGCGCTGGAGCACGCGCAGGCCGCGGCCGCGCATGCAGGCCGGCGCCGTGTTCAGATATTGGTCGATGGCGCCCTTTGCGAGCGGGATGGCCTTCGGGTCACCCCTTGCGATCAGAAGCCGCAAGAGGCTCTGGCATTCGGCCAAGCCTGGCATGGGATCAGCGCCTCACGCCTGCCGCGATTTCGCCGGCCGCTTGACCGGCTGGGTGTGGCAGCCGAACAGCGCCAGCAAAAACGCGACTTCTTCCTTCGAACCAACCTGGATCATGATGATCTCCTTTTCGCTAGGTTGGTCGGGCACAGCGGGCGGGGCGTTCGAGACAATCTGGTTTCAGCACTGTTTCAGGCGTGTTTCATCGTGGCGCGCGATGTTCATGGTCGCCTGAATAGGAACAGCTCCTGGGGTCAATGGGTTATCGGGGCGTCGGTCCGGATGCACGACCGGCACCCCCCCCACGGCCTCAGCCCGCCCCCCCCGGGCTGGGGCCGTTTTTGCCCCCGCGCAAATTCAACGCGCGCGCGCGTTCCGGTCTCGCATGGGCTTCTCCCAGGACAGCTTGTTGCAGCCGGAACACCGGAAGATGGCAATCGCGCCCTCGGGTGAACTGACCGCGTCGATGAATGTCATCGGTTGGTTGCACGCGGCACACATCGGCCGCGACCTGGTGTCTCGGTTCGCCATGCGCGCAAACGCGGCACAGCGGGATAGGTTTCTATTGCTCTTCGCTGTTCCTTAACGCCTGACACCTATTTTTTTCGCGGGTTTGAGAGGGCTTAGGGTTCGCGCGATGGCTGTGAAGTGTGCGGGATGTGCCGACGGGACCGAGCTCCCGTTCCAGTTCAAGATGGCGTTTCAGCCGATCGTCAACGTCGTCGAACACCGCGTCTGGGGCTATGAGGCCCTGGTGCGCGGTCCGAACGGCGAAAGCGCGCACAGCGTCCTCAGCCAGCTCACCGACCAGCAGCTCTACCGCTTCGACCAGGCCGCCCGCGTGATGGCGATCGAAACCGCGGGCGCGCTGTTCGACGACCCGGAGGCGCGGCTCTCGATCAACTTCCTGCCGAATGCAGTGTACGAGCCGCGCGCCTGCATCCAGAAATCGCTGGAGGCCGCGCGGCGCGCGAGCTTTCCGACCTCGAAGCTGATGTTCGAGTTCACCGAGAACGAGCGGATGTCCGATCCGGCGCATATCGAAAACATCGTCCGCGCCTACAAGGCCTTCGGGTTCTGGACCGCACTGGACGATTTCGGCGCGGGTTATGCCGGCCTCAGCCTGCTGGCCCGGTTGCAGCCGAACCTGATCAAGATCGACATGGAGCTCGTGCGAGACATCCAGCTCAGCCATCCCAAGCAGGTGATCGTCTCCGCGGTGGCCGCGATCGCGCGCGAGCTCGACATCACCGTGCTGGCCGAAGGCGTCGAGAGCGAGGCCGAGCTCACGTCCTTGCGGGCCGCCGGCATCGCGCTGTTCCAGGGTTACTATTTCGCCAAACCAGGCTTCATGTCGCTGCCGCAGGTCCGCGGATTTCAGCAGATGGATGTCTCGATCGCCGGTTGACGAAATCCGCGGGGCTGCTTTTCAGGATCCGCGCTTCTGGGTGACAAGGCGCAGCGAGATGCCGTGCTGCCAGGCCCGTACCCTCACCGCGGCTTCGCTGCGACCAAGCTCGGCGGCGATCTCGTCCGGCCGCCAGCCGGCTTCGGCCAACGCCTTCAGCCGCTCGTGCTCTTCCGCTGTCCACTTCTTCAACAACGGGTAGCGTGATTGCATGGTTGGAAGCTGCCCAGCCCGCGTGGTCGATGCAGCCGACAATAAACCGAAACAGGGGAAGTTCCTATGCGACGTTGCTGTGCGATGTGGGGCGCACCATCCCGCAAGTCGGCCGACGCCGAGGACAAGGCCTCGCTCAGATCCAGACGTCCTCGCGGCACGAGTCGCAGCGATAGATCAGGACCGAGCAGTCGCGCCTCACGTCTAAGATCGACGTCAGGTAGCGCGTGCCCCTCTCGCATTTGGGGCAGGCCGGCCCCGGCTTGAAATACTGATCCGGCCTCGTTGCCGGGCTTTGCTGTTCGCTGCTCATGTCATCCCTCATTGGAGGACTGAGTTCCTAAGTGCCAAAGTGGACATTCGTTCCAAATGGCGCGGGCGGCGCGTCTAACCCATGCGAGGGCCAGACTCTCCATGGTCGCGCGCCGTCATCGGCATTATCTGGAGCGGTCTAGCGCGCTTCCTGTTGGCGGGCTCCCCCCCCCCCGCTCGTTCGTCCAGGCTCTCGACGGTGATGATGCGCGCGGCGCGGCGCGCCAGCTCGTCGTAATTTTCCGCCACCTTGCGCAGCACGTCCCGCGTCTCGGGATATTCGCAATTGTCCGCCTTGGTGCGGAATTCTTCCGCCCGCATCCGCCAGTACCGCGGAGGGTGCATCCGCTCGGCTCCCATGGGCCACTCCCCTCAGTTGGTCCAACCGTTCATGCCTTAATGAAGAGCCCGTCCAGGCGTTCCCGCGCAGACGTTCCGGCTGCGATCACACGTGCAGATTGCGCACGGATCGCAGCTGACGACGACAGCATCTCGCGGGAAAGATCGACTTTAGTTCAAATGCAGCAGGGCGGATTCGGCAGGATGCAATGGGTTCGCGCCATGCTGGAACACGTCCCTTGCGACAGACGCAACGGGGATAGCTCGGAGAGATCGTCGATGTATGTCGTCGCCGCCGCGTTGCTGGTGCTGTCGGGACTGTTCTACTCCGCGAGCCATCACGAGATCGGCTCGTTCGGCGTCACCATGTGCACCTATGGCAGTGCATTCTGCGACAACCCGCTGATCGTCTTTTCCGGCGCCGCGCTGGCCGGCGCCTGGGGCATGTTCGTCAGCATCAAATAGTCCGACCGCACGCGCTCAGGGGACATACGTCTCGCCGGTGCGGACACGGGTTGCGGACTGCCGGCCATGGCGGGCCGGTCGCGCTTGGGATGCGCGCAAAGGCTGCACCGGGTTCTTGGATGATGCAGTTATACAGGTGTTTTGCCCGACGAGTCAAACGAAGATTCGCTTTATCAGAAAATAAGCGAGGAGCCCGTTACGCCGCGCTCGGGAACCTTGTTCCCTCGTTAGCATTTGTGAAGGACGCGCCCCGACCGAGGTCCCTCCTGCGATGACCGACAGCGCCCTCACCCCCACGAAATCCGCGCCGTCGCTGTTGCAGAGGCTGGGGCCGGGTCTGGTCACCGGGGCGGCCGACGACGATCCGTCCGGCATCGCCACCTATTCGCAGGCCGGCGCGCAATTCGGCTACGGACTGCTCTGGACGGTGTTTCTGACCACGCCGTTCATGATCGCCATCCAGCTCGTCAGCGCCCGGATCGGCCGCGTCACCGGCAAGGGGCTGGCCGCCAACGTCAGGCAGATCGCGCCGCGCTGGGCGGTGCTGTCGCTCGTCGCCATGCTCGTCGCCGCCAACACCTTCAACATCGCCGCCGACATCGCCGCGATGGCGGAGGCGCTCTCGCTCGTGATCGGCGGCCTCAACCACGAGCACGCGCTGATCTTCGCGGCGGGCTCGACCCTGCTGCAGGTTTTCCTGCCCTATCGGCGCTATTCGCCGGTGCTGAAATTTCTCACCCTGGCGCTGTTCGCCTATGTCGCGACCGCCTTCACCGTCAAGATCCCGTGGAGCACGGCGCTGCTCGCGGCGGTGTGGCCGAAGACGAATGTCAGCGCCGACTATTTCATGATGGTCGTCGCCGTGCTCGGCACCACGATCAGCCCGTATCTGTTCTTCTGGCAGGCCTCGCAGGAGGTCGAAGAGATGAACCAGGGCAAGCGCGACAAGCCGCTGCGCGAGCTGAAGCGCGGCGGCAGTCCGGAGCTCGCGCGCATCCGGGCCGACACCATCTCCGGCATGCTGCTCTCCAACGGCATCGCCTTCTTCATCATCCTCACCACCGCGTCGGTGCTGCACGCGAACGGCGTCACCAACATCAATTCGGCGACGGAGGCCGCCGAGGCGCTGCGGCCGCTCGCCGGCGACTTCACCTTCGCCCTGTTCGCGACCGGCATCATCGGCACCGGACTGCTCGCAATTCCGGTGCTGGCGGGCTCGGCCGCTTACGGCGTGGCGGAGATCTTCGGCTGGCGCGCGACGCTGGAGGCGAAGCCCGACGAGGCGGTCGGCTTCTACACCATCATCGCGGCCGCCACCATCATCGGCTTCGGTCTGGGGTTCACCGGCATCGATTCGATCCATATGCTGGTCTGGAGCGCCGTGCTCAACGGCATCGTCGCCGTTCCGATCATGGCCATGATGATGCTGATCGTCTCGAGCAAGGCGATCATGGGTCGCTTCAAGGGCCGGTCATGGCTCGTCGCGCTGGGCTGGCTCGGCACCGCGTTGATGGCGCTGGCCGTGCTCGCTCTGCTCGGCTCGTCCGCGATCGGCTGACTAGCCTTGCGACAAGGCTGCCGATATCTGCGAGGCGATGACGAGGGCCGCGAACACGGCCGGCACGCTGATGAAGCGCAGGAATTGGTCGATCGAAAGCATCGCTGTCTCCCCCAAGACAAAAAAACGTATAAGCCCGCCGCGCTATTCCACCCCGTGCGCGGCGTGCTGATCGGCCGTCAGAAACTGATCGGAAATGGCGGCTCCGCCCATCGTGAGCAGCGCCAGGATCGAAATCACAGCCAGAAATTTCATGGCCGGAAGGTCGATCCCGATTGTGGCCAAAAACGTCAGAGCGTGGTGCCTTTTCAGGACGATCCCAGGCAAGATCATGGCTGTCCCCACCGGATTCCACAGACTTTTCCGCCGCAGAAGGCGGCAAAGCGGCCGCGGCGCAGCTCCCCGGGCTTCACTGCGCAGGGCTCTTAGCCTAACAGTTGCAGCTGGAGCCGGGCTTGCGAGCCGGCCAATGAAAAAAGGGACCCAGCCGGGTCACAGGGAGCGACATGACCAGATCATCAAAGGCAACAAGTCTCGAGATTCTCGCCTGCGATGCCGGTTGGAGAAACTACCACTTCGTCAAGCTGACGACCGAGGACGGCATCGTCGGATGGAGCGAGTTCGACGAGGGCTTCGGCTCGCCCGGTGTCGGTGCTGCGATCCAGCGCCTGTCCGCCCGCGTCGTCGGGCAGAACGTTTTCCGGCACGAGCGCATCTACGCCGAACTGTTCGCGGCCACACGTCCCGCCGCCGGCGGCGTGGTGGCGCAGGCGCTCGGCGCGATCGAGAATGCGCTGCTCGATGCCAAGGCGAAGTGTCTCGGTGTGCCCTGCTACGAACTGCTCGGCGGCAAGATCCGCGACCGTGTCAGGGTTTATTGGTCGCATTGCGCGACGTGGCGGATCAATCACCCGTCCTGGTACAAGCCGCCGATCGAGGACCTCGATGGCGTCAAGGCGATAGGACGCGAGGTCCGCGAGAAGAAGTTCACCGCGCTCAAGACTAACATCTTCTCTTACGACGACGGCAAGCCGACCGGTTGGCGACCGGGCTTCGGCTCTCCCTTCACCCCCGAGATCAACGTCGATCGCAAAATCCTGCGCGACCTGCGCATGCACCTGGAAGCGATCCGCGACGGTGCAGGCCCCGACGTCGACATCCTGCTTGACTGCAACTTCAACGCCAAGACCGAGGGCTATCTGGAGATCCTGCGCACCATTGCGGACCTCGACATGTTCTGGATCGAGATCGACAGTTTCAATCCGGAAGCCCTCGGTTACATCCGCAGGCAAAGCCCGCATCCCATCTCGTCCTGCGAGACGCTATTGGGCTTGCGGGAATTCCTGCCC containing:
- a CDS encoding DUF4261 domain-containing protein: MSNSLLALVLLDTPATPDMSALAKALRARHPELATEVAENGDAQQTQANSPLIRCGNELVAVMSMPARIPDDPGLWSRAARIWPESKSVAARHRGHLIVSVLGQNQRPLPAARLTTAVIGALIATVPECCAVVWNGKVARSADLWLDMSSQSFAPYPEYPSSLWVDILPFRSKTGIGAVTMGLSAFAEREIEFETHKLTLPTLINKVDGLAVYLVEHGLVVKDGDTFGRDSRERFSARYQASDRFEGLPVLFCTDGSA
- a CDS encoding EAL domain-containing protein: MAVKCAGCADGTELPFQFKMAFQPIVNVVEHRVWGYEALVRGPNGESAHSVLSQLTDQQLYRFDQAARVMAIETAGALFDDPEARLSINFLPNAVYEPRACIQKSLEAARRASFPTSKLMFEFTENERMSDPAHIENIVRAYKAFGFWTALDDFGAGYAGLSLLARLQPNLIKIDMELVRDIQLSHPKQVIVSAVAAIARELDITVLAEGVESEAELTSLRAAGIALFQGYYFAKPGFMSLPQVRGFQQMDVSIAG
- a CDS encoding NRAMP family divalent metal transporter, which translates into the protein MTDSALTPTKSAPSLLQRLGPGLVTGAADDDPSGIATYSQAGAQFGYGLLWTVFLTTPFMIAIQLVSARIGRVTGKGLAANVRQIAPRWAVLSLVAMLVAANTFNIAADIAAMAEALSLVIGGLNHEHALIFAAGSTLLQVFLPYRRYSPVLKFLTLALFAYVATAFTVKIPWSTALLAAVWPKTNVSADYFMMVVAVLGTTISPYLFFWQASQEVEEMNQGKRDKPLRELKRGGSPELARIRADTISGMLLSNGIAFFIILTTASVLHANGVTNINSATEAAEALRPLAGDFTFALFATGIIGTGLLAIPVLAGSAAYGVAEIFGWRATLEAKPDEAVGFYTIIAAATIIGFGLGFTGIDSIHMLVWSAVLNGIVAVPIMAMMMLIVSSKAIMGRFKGRSWLVALGWLGTALMALAVLALLGSSAIG
- a CDS encoding helix-turn-helix domain-containing protein translates to MQSRYPLLKKWTAEEHERLKALAEAGWRPDEIAAELGRSEAAVRVRAWQHGISLRLVTQKRGS
- a CDS encoding mandelate racemase/muconate lactonizing enzyme family protein, which gives rise to MTRSSKATSLEILACDAGWRNYHFVKLTTEDGIVGWSEFDEGFGSPGVGAAIQRLSARVVGQNVFRHERIYAELFAATRPAAGGVVAQALGAIENALLDAKAKCLGVPCYELLGGKIRDRVRVYWSHCATWRINHPSWYKPPIEDLDGVKAIGREVREKKFTALKTNIFSYDDGKPTGWRPGFGSPFTPEINVDRKILRDLRMHLEAIRDGAGPDVDILLDCNFNAKTEGYLEILRTIADLDMFWIEIDSFNPEALGYIRRQSPHPISSCETLLGLREFLPYFREQAMDVAIIDTPWNGVWQSMKIAAAAEAFEVNVAPHNFYGHLCSMMNAHFCAAVPNLRIMEIDIDRLAWDRELFTHEPDIQNGHLVIPDRPGWGTDPNEEALRAHPPKTSGGLLNYGRKG